A section of the Chloroflexota bacterium genome encodes:
- a CDS encoding NAD(+)/NADH kinase: MSVKKVGIFYHPLVKATRTKAKELQDFLTSRGITAWLCSAWEGETAGAQLDDTDLVLSVGGDGTILRSAQAIVPRMTPIIGINLGKLGFMTELSADEAVDKLPLLLSGEGWIDERAMLQAEFPADGQKTSTCHALNDVVVARGAIARLVSVAASIDGKHLTDYKADGVIIATATGSTGYSLAAGGPILYPQSKDFILVPILPHLSPAYPLVLPAGTVARLNVTAPQQATLSVDGHINVPLSDGAAITVKQSPHRTRFLRIHPEDTFYRSLEQKLKGKR; encoded by the coding sequence ATTTCGGTGAAAAAAGTTGGCATTTTCTACCATCCATTAGTTAAAGCCACCCGAACCAAGGCAAAAGAGCTGCAGGATTTCCTAACCTCCCGCGGCATCACCGCCTGGCTGTGCTCCGCCTGGGAAGGCGAAACGGCCGGAGCACAGCTTGACGATACCGACCTGGTTTTAAGCGTTGGCGGCGACGGTACCATTCTGCGGTCGGCACAGGCAATAGTGCCACGAATGACGCCGATTATCGGCATAAACCTGGGTAAATTGGGATTTATGACCGAACTCAGCGCCGATGAGGCCGTGGACAAATTACCTCTCCTGTTATCTGGAGAAGGATGGATTGATGAAAGAGCCATGCTTCAGGCCGAGTTTCCTGCCGATGGTCAAAAGACAAGCACCTGTCACGCCCTGAATGACGTGGTGGTGGCGAGGGGTGCCATTGCCCGTCTGGTTAGCGTGGCAGCCAGCATCGACGGAAAGCACCTCACCGACTATAAAGCTGACGGAGTGATAATAGCGACGGCTACGGGCAGCACCGGTTACTCCCTAGCCGCAGGTGGGCCCATCCTGTACCCGCAATCAAAGGATTTTATACTGGTACCCATCCTGCCCCACCTTAGTCCAGCCTATCCACTGGTATTGCCCGCAGGAACAGTAGCCCGGTTAAATGTTACGGCACCGCAGCAGGCAACGCTCAGCGTTGACGGACATATCAATGTGCCCCTCTCTGATGGAGCGGCAATCACAGTAAAACAGAGTCCGCATCGGACACGGTTCCTGCGGATACACCCCGAGGATACCTTCTATCGCTCGCTGGAGCAAAAACTGAAAGGAAAGCGGTGA
- the acpP gene encoding acyl carrier protein → MATIFERIKPMVVEQLGVEEENVKPAASFVEELGADSLDLVELIMSLEEEFSTPAKKIEIPDEDAEKIVTIQDAVDYIKDLGVEDG, encoded by the coding sequence GTGGCGACAATTTTTGAGCGAATAAAACCCATGGTTGTGGAACAACTTGGTGTTGAAGAAGAAAACGTAAAACCTGCAGCGAGCTTCGTTGAAGAATTGGGAGCCGATTCTCTGGACCTGGTAGAGCTGATAATGTCACTGGAAGAGGAATTCAGCACTCCGGCGAAGAAAATCGAGATACCGGACGAGGATGCGGAAAAGATAGTCACCATTCAGGATGCGGTTGATTACATTAAGGACCTGGGAGTAGAAGACGGCTAA
- the nusB gene encoding transcription antitermination factor NusB has product MTGSRRRARAIALQTLYEVDTTRHEVEEVLGRLLAEEDLSEDNKAFVRQLVSQTVQHREEVDHNIQRFAPAWPIGQIAVIDRNILRLAISEILFDNRVIVKVAINEAVELAKKFGGENSSKFVNGVLGSISALAKR; this is encoded by the coding sequence ATGACCGGGTCAAGACGGAGAGCAAGGGCCATTGCCCTGCAGACGCTATATGAGGTCGATACCACGCGGCACGAGGTGGAAGAGGTATTGGGCCGACTTCTGGCTGAGGAAGACCTGTCCGAGGATAACAAAGCCTTTGTTCGCCAGCTGGTGAGCCAGACAGTACAACACCGCGAGGAAGTAGACCATAACATTCAGCGGTTTGCGCCGGCCTGGCCCATAGGCCAGATAGCGGTTATTGACCGGAATATTCTCCGACTTGCAATCTCTGAAATTTTATTTGATAATAGAGTAATAGTTAAGGTAGCTATCAATGAAGCTGTTGAACTGGCTAAAAAGTTCGGCGGTGAAAATTCATCAAAGTTTGTCAATGGCGTATTGGGTTCAATCAGTGCGCTCGCTAAAAGATGA